AAATCGATTGCAACAGGGGCGGCGCGCTTTCCCCCGCCCCTTGGCAGGAGATCGCCCGCCTGCCAGCGCCGCCTGGCGCGTTTATTTCGGTCGCAAACTTGCCGTTTACCGCCTTTCTGCGTTATAATAGTAAGACCGTGCAGAAAAGGAGGGATGGCGCTATGCAGCGGAAAAGGCGTGCTTTTACGCTCATTGAGCTGATCGTGGTTATCGCGATCATCATTATCCTGGCGGCCATTGCTATCCCCAACTTTGTGGGCATGAACAAAAAGGCGCAGAGTGCCCAGTGCAAGGCCAACCGCACCATCATCGAGCGGCAGTATATTGTGCAGAACGTGCTGGATTCTGCGATCTCGATGGAGGACATCCTGGCCAATGCAGGCGGCCAGTACTTCGGCGGGGATGTCTCCTGCAGCCAGGGGGGCGTCTACAGCGCGGTGTACGACGGCCGCTACGCCTACGTGCGCTGCAGCATCCACGGCGTGGATATGGACGGCGCAAGGGCCTTTGCCTTTGACAGCGACTCCGTCTACGAACAGATGAAGTATATTCTGGAAAACTACAGTTCCATGAGCAAGGAGGAGCGCGAGGAGATCTCCTCCTACCCCAACAACGACCGCTTCCGCACCTACCTGCTGCAAAAGAAGTTCGGCGGCAGCTGGCCCACCATTCCCGAAGCCATCCGCAGCGCCTATAACATCACAAGCAAAGAGGACGCGCCGCTCTATATCCAGCCCTACAGCGTGGACCCGACCGACCCCAGCCAGGCATTTGTCTACGCAAGCACCGTGCCTGGCAACGGCAACTGGAACACCAACCTTGTGTATGACCACGAGGAAAAGACGTGGTACTACAATCCCAAGGGCACCTTCTCCTGCACCATGCCCTGGGCGCAGGTTAAGGCGCGCATTCATTCGGATGGCTGGCAGGCGCTGCGCTAAAGGGAGGGCGAGGCATGATTGCCTGGATTGCACAGCACCCATACATCACCACCGGCATCGCGCTGCTGGTGGTGCTTTTGTTTGGCGCGTGGTTCTATTACGGTAACAACGCCCTGCAGGTGACGCATCACCATCTGGCGACCGGACGTGCGCGCGGGGTGCGCCTGGTGCACTTGAGCGACCTGCATGAGAAGTCCTTTGGCAGGGACAACGTAAGGCTGCGCGCGCTGGTGGCCGCGCAGCGGCCCGACCTGATCGTCTTTACGGGCGATCTGGTCAACCGCAGCAGCCGGCATGCGGCGCGCGCGGCACAGCTTTTGATCGACCTTGCGCGCATCGCGCCCGTCTACTTTGTGCCCGGCAACCACGAGCACGGCGCGGGCTGCTTGCCCGCGCTCTGCCGCACGCTTGCGCGGGGCGGCGTGCACGTACTGCGCAACCGGATGGAGACGCTGCGCGTGGGCGAAAGCCGGGTCTCTCTGCTGGGCCTGGACGGGCCGGACGCCTACCCCGCGCGCGTGGCGCGCGCCTTTGCCGCGCTCTCTTCCCAGCGCGGCCTGCGCATCGTGCTGGCCCACCGGCCCGAGCTGTTTGCGCACAAAAAAGGCGCCCACTACTGCCAGCACGATTTTGACCTGATGTGCAGCGGGCATGCCCACGGCGGCCAGGTCATCCTGCCCTTTGTGGGGGGCGTGATCGCGCCCGGGCAGGGGCTCTTCCCCCAATACTGCCGCGGGCTCTACCACAAGGACGGGCGCAGCCTGCTCGTCAGCCGCGGGCTGGGCAACCACGTGCTTGTCCCCCGCATCTTCAACCGGCCCGAGGTGGGCGTGCTGGAGATAGACATGGCCACATGAAACCGCCTCCTGAAAACGTGAAAATGTGGCTACACCCTTTTCGGATAAGTCCAGTTGAGACTTTTTTGCGCGATCCTGTGCTTTCATCTGCTAAGATATGGGGCAGAAGGAGGCGCATGCCATGGATTATGTTGATAAGCTCACCGCTTACCGCCTGGATCATGACCTGACGCAAACGGATATTGCAAGGCTCCTGTACCGGAGCCAAAAGACGATTTCCTGCTATGAACGGCGCAGGCTTTCCTACCGCGTGGAGGACATCATCGCACTGTGCAGATTTTACCATATATCCGCCGATGATCTCTTTGGTCTGCGCGAGCGCACGCCCGATTCGCCAAAAAAGCGTTGATTCCATGCACAATACGATATAAATACATGAAAAAGCCCGGCGGAACAGCCTGCCGGGCTTTTTCATTTCTTATTCCCCCCGCCAGCGAGGGCTCTGCTCCAGCACGGCCGCCCCCCTGGCCAAGGAGGCGGGCACGTTGAGGATGCGCTGGTTATCCGAGCCGCGAAAGCGCAGATCGATATTGCGCCGCGCTTGCACAAAGGGGCCGTCCACCAGCACGTCCACGGCCTCCAGCAGCGCGCGCACATGCGCGCCCCGCATGCCCAGCAGCTGCTCAAAGGTGTAGCCCGTGTAGCAGGCCACCTCGTAGCCTTCCTCTTTGGCCGCGCGCGCCAGGCGCGCCAGGGGGGCCGGCTGGCAGAACGGCTCCCCGCCGCTCAGCGTCAGCCCCGAGAGCAGGGGGTTTTTGCGCAGACGGGCTAGTATATCCGCCACAACCATCTCCTGCCCGCCCGCAAACGGCCACGTCTGCGGGTTATGGCAGCCGGTGCAATGGTGGGGGCAGCCCTGTACAAACACGCTTAAACGCAAACCCGGGCCGTCTGTGATGGCATCGTCCACGATGCCCGCCACGCGCAGCGTCTCACACATGGTGCTTCACCCGGTCGCGCTCCTCGGCGCGCTTGGCATCGTTGAACCGGTCCAGGGTGCCCACCAAATAGCCGGTAATGCGGCGGATGCGCTCAAAGCCCACGCCGCCCTCCCCCTCTTTGCGGCCGCACTTGGGGCAGGTCTCCCCAATGATGCCGCTGTAGCCGCACACGGGGTCGCGGTCCACCGGATGGTTGATGGAGCCGTAGCCCACGCCCGCCTCCTTCATGGCGCGCACCACCCGCTCAAAGGCCTCGATGTTGGTGGCGGTATCGCCGTCCAGCTCCACGTAGGTGATGTGCCCCGCGTTGGTCAACGCGTGGTAGGGCGCCTCGATCTGGATCTTGTCAAACGCGGAAATATCATAATAGACCGGCACGTGAAAGCTGTTGGTGTAATATTCCCTATCGGTCACGCCAGGGATGCTGCCGAACCTGGCGCGGTCCAGCCGCACAAAGCGGCCGGAGAGCCCCTCGGCCGGCGTGGCCAGCAGCGTAAAGTTCAGCTGTTTTTCCTGGCTGAGGCGGTCGAGATAATCGCGCATGAAGCCCACGATCTCAAGCCCCAAATTGCGCGCCTCTGGAGACTGGCCGTGGTGCTTTCCTGTCAGCGCCACCAGCGCCTCGGCAAGGCCGATGAATCCCACCGAGAGGGTGCCGTTTTTGAGCACCTCGCCCACCTCGTCATCGATATCCAGCTTTTCAGAGCCGATCCACACCCCCTGCCCCATCAGGAAGGGATAGTTGCGCACCTTTTTGGCCGCCTGGATGCGGAAGCGATCCAGCAGCTGCTTGGTGACCAGGTCCATCTTGCGCTCCAGTTCCTCGAAAAACCATTCGATATTGCCTTTTGCGTTGATGGCGATGCGCGGCAGGTTGATGGAGGTAAAGCTCAAGTTCCCCCGCCCGAAGGTGACCTGCTGCGCAGGGTCGTACACATTGCCCATCACGCGGGTGCGGCAGCCCATGTAGGCAATCTCCGTCTCGGGATGGCCCGGGCGGTAGTACTGCAGGTTGTAGGGCGCGTCCAGAAACGAGAAGTTGGGAAACAGGCGCTTGGCGCTCACCCGGCAGGCCAGATGGAACAGGTCGTAGTTAGGGTCGCCCGGGTTATAATTGACCCCCTCCTTGACCTTGAAGATGTGGATGGGGAAGATGGGCGTCTCGCCCATGCCCAGCCCCGCCTCGGTGGCCAGCAGGATGTTGCGGATCACCATGCGGCCCTCGGGGCTTGTATCGGTGCCGTAGTTGATGGAGGAAAAGGGGGTCTGCGCCCCCGCGCGGCTGTGCATGGTGTTGAGGTTGTGCACCAGCGCCTCCATGGCCTGGTAGGTGGCCTTCTCCGTCTCGCGCAGCGCGCATTGCGTGGCGAACTTGTGCGCCTGTTGGCGCACCTGCGCATCGGGCACAAGCCCCGCAAGCCAGGCTGCCTCCGCCTGGTTGAAGGCGTCCTCCATGGCAAGCGTGGGGCGCGCGCCCGTTTTGGCTTCGATGTCCGCAAGCGCCGCCTGCACCGCTTCAAGCGCGCATTGCTCCCCGCCGTAAAGCAGGCTGAGCGCCTTACAGAGGTTCTCCGCGTAACGCTTTTTGTACGTTTTGGCCACGCCCGGCGCCAGGCCATAGTCAAAATTGGGGACGCTCTGGCCGCCGTGCTGGTCGTTCTGGTTGGACTGGATGGCGATGCAGGCCAGCGCCGCGTAGCTCTGGATATCGTTGGGCTCGCGCAGGAAACCGTGGCCCGTGGAAAAGCCGCCGCGGAATAGTTTGAGCAGATCGATCTGGCAGCAGGTGGTCGTCAGGGTATAGAAGTCGAAGTCGTGGATATGGATGTCCCCCGATGCGTGTGCCTTGCTTTGCTGGGAGGTAAGGATGCATTTTTCGTAGTAATCCTTGGCCCCCTCCGAGCCGTACTTGAGCATCACGCCCATGGCCGTATCGCCGTCCACGTTGGCGTTGTCGCGCTTGATATCGCTGGCGTGCGCGTCCGCGTTGGTCAATTCATCGTAGATGCGCATCAGGCGGGTGTTCATCTCGCGCGCTTTGGTGCGCTCGGCGCGGTACACGATATACTTTTTGGCCACAAACGGATAACCCTGCTCCATCAGCACCATCTCCACCACGTCCTGCACATCCTCCACGCCTGGGGCCGCATCGCCGAACTTCTCCGCCAGCTTGGCCTCCACTATGCCCGCAAGGCGCATGCTCTCGCCCGCGTCCTTGCGCCCGCCCGCCGCCATGGCCTTGGCGATGGCGCGCGCGATCTTATCAATATGGTAATTTGCTACGCGTCCGTCCCGCTTTACAATGCTCTGAAACATTCCCATACCCTCCGTTTTTTGTAAATGCACACAAAAAAAGAAGCCCGCATTGGCTTTTTCTGGGGTTTCCGTATCGCGGCCGCGCGCCTGGCAATCCGCGCCATGGGCAACCGGCCTTTGGAAGCGTCCATCCTCACCGATGTTCGTATCTTCTTCGTGCCAAAATCGACCGGTCTCCTGGCTTAAAGCTTCCAGCCTACTTGCCCGCGCGCCTTCCCACGCATATCGCGCAGTGGCCGTTTATCTGCGGGTGTTCGTAGCTTTTACAGTAGTGTGAGCTGCTGCGGATTCGCACCGCATTCCCATGCATCAAGCATCGCTTCGACGGCACATATTGTGTTGTAATTCCATTGTACACACTATATATGGGATGTCAAGGGGGATTTCGGAAAAAAAGCGCGCCTGCCAATGTGCAGGCGCGCATGCCTTGTGGCATGTGATAGCTCAACGTTATCGCATCGTATGCGTCTTGGCACTTCAATCCACGTGTGCCTCGCGGCGCACGACTTTGGATCACGGGACCCGGTCCGCCGTCGCGATTATTTCAATCCATGCATGCCTTGCGGCATGCGCCTTGTCCAATCTGGTTCCTATCTCCAAACTATCAAAATTTCAACCCACGCATGCCTCGCGGCATGCGACCAGCCACGGTAAGCGGTGTGTCCGCAATCGTTGATAATTTCAACTCACGCATGCTTGCTTGGAAATGCTCAGCGGCGGTTGACGGCGCGGCCCTCCTGCGCGCCTTCCTCCTGCGCCGCCACGCCGCGCGCTTTGGGCCAGAAGGGGATGTACATCGCGATGCTCATGCCCGCCAGCAGCAGGAAAGTGGTCAGCAGGTAGGCGGGGCGGCCCAGCGTGTTATAAATCCACACAAGGGGCGTGCCCTCCGGCGGCAGGTTGAGGAACATATAGTTCTGCCCAAAGCCAAAGTCCACCAGCGCCGCGGCCAGCGCCACGCACAAGAAGATGCACAGCACCCTGGGGAAGCGCCGCACGTCGGGCCTAAACGTCCCCGTGGTGATCAAGGCCAGCGGCACAAAGATCAGCAGGCTGTGCAGCAGCACCGTCTGGATGCTTTGGTAATGCCAAAGCGGATAGGCGTCCGCCACCCCCGCGGGGAACAGAATGCCGAACGCGCCGCCCAACACGGACGTGGCGTAGATAAACTCGCGAAACACATCCTTTTTGCTCAGCACCGCAAGGGGGATAAAGATGCTCTGCATCGCACACAGGTGCAGCGGCAGCAGTTTGACGATCTGCGTGGTGCCGCAAAAATACATCCAAAGGGTGTGGGAGAATTCCAGCACCGGCACGGCCACGGCCGCGATGCACAGCACGCGCCATGCCCGATCAGCGGGCAGCTTTTTCACCGCGCGCAGCGCCAGCGTCACCCCCAGCGCCACCAGCGCAAGCAGCGCGATGTGCCCCGCGCCGAACATGGGGAACGCCCGCGATGGGTCCAGTGCCGCGGCAGGCTTGAAAAAATCCATGCAAAGCGCTCCTTTTCTATAAAAATCTGACGCATCGGCGCGCCGTCTGTGCGCGAAAAAACGCGTATTGCGGCGATCCCTGGTTGCTATTGTAGCATAGGCCCAGGCGCATTTCAACGCGCCACACTTTGCTTTTAAGATGCGCGGCGCCTGTTACAGCATATGTACGTTTTTCAAGCAAATGTACGCAAAAAGGCCGGCGGACATCCGCCGGCCTTGTACAACGCAGTTTCAGCGCAGCAGCGCCTCCAGCGCCTTGCCGTCCGCACTGGGCATCTGCAGGCCCAGCGCGCGGGCAAAGGTGGGCGCCTCGTCCACGATATCCGCTGTCTCCAGCACCGCGCCTGGGGCAAAATGCGGGCCCATGCACAGCAGCGGGGGCTGCGGCCCTTTTTCGGGCATATGCCCGTGCGTGGCATGGCCGTACTTATAGTCGCTTGCGTCCAGCGGGCGCACCAGCGGCCGCCGCCAGTCGTTGCCAAAGGAGGTGTAGCCATCCGTCTCCACCACAAACGAGAACCCGCCCGCCAGGTGGTATTCTTCCCGCGCCTCCTCTGCGGTGAGCACCTGGCTCATGCCGTAGATGCCCTCGTCACACCAGCGCCGCAGTAGCGCGTACACCCGCTGGCAGAGCTGCGCATCCCCAGGATCGCGCAAAAACACCTGTCCCGACAGCGCGGCGGACTGCATATACGCCTCCCAGTGCGCGACACCTCCCTGCGCGTCCAGCGTGATCAGCCCCGCATCGGCAAACAGCACGTTGGGGCAGAGCGTCCGCACAATGTCCAGCTGCCCGTGGTCGGAGAGCACCACAAAGTCCGTCTGCTCGTAGATGCCCGCATCGCGCGCCGCCTGCATCAGCGCGCCCAGCCAGCTGTCCACCAGCGCCAGCGCCTCGGGCACCTTGTCGCTGAACACCCCGTAGCGGTGGCGCGTGGTATCCACCTGCCCAGGGTGGGTAAAGAGCAGGTTGGGCCGGTACTTGCGCAGGATATCCGCCGCGCATGCGTTGGCAAAGGCGTCGTAGTTGGGGCGCTTGTTGCCGTTTAGGCGGTGCAGATTGGGCGCCACGATATCTGCCATGATGGGCCCGCTGCCCTGGCGCAACAACGGGGCGGCCACGTCCGCCTCCTCGCGCAGCACCTCAGGCACCAGGTAATCGATCACATCCCCCGCAAGGCTGGTCACCGGCCAGCGGCTGCACGCGCTGGTGTAGCCCGCCGCGTGCGCCGCGTGAAAGATGGTGGGCACCTGAATATCGGACAGGTTGTTGTACCAATCGGGCGCGGGATCGCCCGGGGTGAAGATCTCATTGTTGCAGATGCCGGTGCGCACCGGCCAGCAACCCGTCACGATGCTGGCGTGGATGGGATGGGTGAGCGCGGGATAGCAGCTGCGTACCCGGTTGACGCGCGCGCCCTCGGTAAAAAACGGCGCAAAGTGGGGCAGGCCGCGCATCACGTCAAAGTCCTCGTACACCATGGCGTCCACGGACATCACAACCAAATGTCTGTTCATCGATGCGATTCTCCTTTAATGTGCAAATAACGGTTGTCTCCATCATAGGCAATTTGCCCCCTTGATGCAAGCAATATAAAGATAAACGTGCCATGTTTACAATGAGATGATAAAATATATAATATAACATGCTTTATATGGAAAGGCGGTTCCCCCTGATGAAGAAACGAATCACGCTGGTACTGCTGCTGGCCCTGGCACTCTGCGCCGGATGCGCCCCCATCAGGGAGACCTCTGGCGTGCCCTCCGCGCTGACAAGCGCCAGCCCCTTCCCCTCGGCTACAGCGCAGCGCGCGTGCGTGCAGGGCGTGGTGCAGGACGCTAGCATGCACAGCCTGACGCTGGCGCTTTCCAGCGGCGGTACGCGCGTCTTTGATACGGTGGACGCGGATATGTCGCTGGGCGACACGGGTCTGATGGTGGGCGCGACGGTGGCGGTCACCTACCGGGAGGACGCGCCACAGCACGCCCTGGCCGTTGCACTTATCACGGCCCCGCCCGCGCCGAGCGCGGCGCAGGATCCCATCGCCGCCATGATCGAGGGCATGACGCTGGAGCAAAAGGTGGGCCAGATGTTCTTCATCCGCTGCCCGGAGACGGACGCGGGCCAAACCATCGCACAGTACCATGTAGGCGGCGTCATTCTCTTTGCCGAGAACACCAAGAACGCCACGCCCCAGAACTTGAAGGGCACGATCGACGCCTGGCAGCAGCAATCCGGGGTGCCGCTGCTGGTGGGCGTAGACGAGGAAGGCGGCACGGTTGTGCGCATCAGCCGTTACCCGCAGT
Above is a window of Maliibacterium massiliense DNA encoding:
- a CDS encoding metallophosphoesterase, with protein sequence MIAWIAQHPYITTGIALLVVLLFGAWFYYGNNALQVTHHHLATGRARGVRLVHLSDLHEKSFGRDNVRLRALVAAQRPDLIVFTGDLVNRSSRHAARAAQLLIDLARIAPVYFVPGNHEHGAGCLPALCRTLARGGVHVLRNRMETLRVGESRVSLLGLDGPDAYPARVARAFAALSSQRGLRIVLAHRPELFAHKKGAHYCQHDFDLMCSGHAHGGQVILPFVGGVIAPGQGLFPQYCRGLYHKDGRSLLVSRGLGNHVLVPRIFNRPEVGVLEIDMAT
- a CDS encoding helix-turn-helix transcriptional regulator, encoding MDYVDKLTAYRLDHDLTQTDIARLLYRSQKTISCYERRRLSYRVEDIIALCRFYHISADDLFGLRERTPDSPKKR
- the nrdG gene encoding anaerobic ribonucleoside-triphosphate reductase activating protein; protein product: MCETLRVAGIVDDAITDGPGLRLSVFVQGCPHHCTGCHNPQTWPFAGGQEMVVADILARLRKNPLLSGLTLSGGEPFCQPAPLARLARAAKEEGYEVACYTGYTFEQLLGMRGAHVRALLEAVDVLVDGPFVQARRNIDLRFRGSDNQRILNVPASLARGAAVLEQSPRWRGE
- a CDS encoding anaerobic ribonucleoside triphosphate reductase, whose translation is MFQSIVKRDGRVANYHIDKIARAIAKAMAAGGRKDAGESMRLAGIVEAKLAEKFGDAAPGVEDVQDVVEMVLMEQGYPFVAKKYIVYRAERTKAREMNTRLMRIYDELTNADAHASDIKRDNANVDGDTAMGVMLKYGSEGAKDYYEKCILTSQQSKAHASGDIHIHDFDFYTLTTTCCQIDLLKLFRGGFSTGHGFLREPNDIQSYAALACIAIQSNQNDQHGGQSVPNFDYGLAPGVAKTYKKRYAENLCKALSLLYGGEQCALEAVQAALADIEAKTGARPTLAMEDAFNQAEAAWLAGLVPDAQVRQQAHKFATQCALRETEKATYQAMEALVHNLNTMHSRAGAQTPFSSINYGTDTSPEGRMVIRNILLATEAGLGMGETPIFPIHIFKVKEGVNYNPGDPNYDLFHLACRVSAKRLFPNFSFLDAPYNLQYYRPGHPETEIAYMGCRTRVMGNVYDPAQQVTFGRGNLSFTSINLPRIAINAKGNIEWFFEELERKMDLVTKQLLDRFRIQAAKKVRNYPFLMGQGVWIGSEKLDIDDEVGEVLKNGTLSVGFIGLAEALVALTGKHHGQSPEARNLGLEIVGFMRDYLDRLSQEKQLNFTLLATPAEGLSGRFVRLDRARFGSIPGVTDREYYTNSFHVPVYYDISAFDKIQIEAPYHALTNAGHITYVELDGDTATNIEAFERVVRAMKEAGVGYGSINHPVDRDPVCGYSGIIGETCPKCGRKEGEGGVGFERIRRITGYLVGTLDRFNDAKRAEERDRVKHHV
- a CDS encoding TIGR02206 family membrane protein; this encodes MDFFKPAAALDPSRAFPMFGAGHIALLALVALGVTLALRAVKKLPADRAWRVLCIAAVAVPVLEFSHTLWMYFCGTTQIVKLLPLHLCAMQSIFIPLAVLSKKDVFREFIYATSVLGGAFGILFPAGVADAYPLWHYQSIQTVLLHSLLIFVPLALITTGTFRPDVRRFPRVLCIFLCVALAAALVDFGFGQNYMFLNLPPEGTPLVWIYNTLGRPAYLLTTFLLLAGMSIAMYIPFWPKARGVAAQEEGAQEGRAVNRR
- a CDS encoding ectonucleotide pyrophosphatase/phosphodiesterase, producing the protein MNRHLVVMSVDAMVYEDFDVMRGLPHFAPFFTEGARVNRVRSCYPALTHPIHASIVTGCWPVRTGICNNEIFTPGDPAPDWYNNLSDIQVPTIFHAAHAAGYTSACSRWPVTSLAGDVIDYLVPEVLREEADVAAPLLRQGSGPIMADIVAPNLHRLNGNKRPNYDAFANACAADILRKYRPNLLFTHPGQVDTTRHRYGVFSDKVPEALALVDSWLGALMQAARDAGIYEQTDFVVLSDHGQLDIVRTLCPNVLFADAGLITLDAQGGVAHWEAYMQSAALSGQVFLRDPGDAQLCQRVYALLRRWCDEGIYGMSQVLTAEEAREEYHLAGGFSFVVETDGYTSFGNDWRRPLVRPLDASDYKYGHATHGHMPEKGPQPPLLCMGPHFAPGAVLETADIVDEAPTFARALGLQMPSADGKALEALLR